In Streptomyces sp. 71268, the DNA window CCCGGGTCATCCCGGGGTGCGTCGTCCGGTGTCGGCTCCGGCGCGGCGGCGGCTGCCTCGTCCGCCGACCCGGCCAGCCCGTCCGACGCGCCGGCCTCGGCCTCCCCGTCGGCGTCCACCGGTCCGTTCGGGGTCGGTTCGGCCGCCAGGTCCGTGGCCAACTCCTCGGCGAACCGGTCGAGGAGCCGGCGGGCCGCCGAGGCCACCGTCTCCGCGTCGAACTCGGTCAGCCGGCCCTCGCCGTCCGTCAGCTCGACCTCGCCGGCGCAGCGCAGCGTGGTGCCGCCGTCAGTGGCCCGCGGGGCCACGGCCAGGGTCACCGTCACGCCGGCGCCGCCGCGCGACTCGGCGCCGTCGCCCGCGTACTCGACGCGGTCGCCGTGCTCGGCGATGTGCAGCACGCCCCGGTAGGTGATGGAGGAGCCACCGATGCGCAGCCGCAGCCGCCCGGCGATGGCGTCTGAGCCGGCGTCATCGTCCTGCTGGAGCCCGGGCAGGCAGCGGGCGATGCGCGCGGGCTCGGTGAGCGCGCGCCGTACGTCGTCTACGGGAACCGGGACGAACACCTCATGCTCCATGACCCCCGAGCGTACTCACCGGTCCCGGGATCAGACATCGCCGCGTCCACATTCGCCGCACCGCGTCGTCGCCGCGACCACCCCGCCGTGGACGCACCGTCACGGGCGCCGCCCCAACCGCCACCGTACGTGACATGGCTACGACAATGCGCGTCCCGACCGGCGCCGTCCCGGCCGCCCCGGCCTCCTCGCGCCCGCGCGGGTCCCGCCTCAGCCCGTCCCGTAGCGCGGGTGCATCAGCGTGGAGGTGGGCGCGCCCGGCCGGTGCAGGCGCTCCGCCCGTCGGTGCGCGGCGCGCAGCGCCCGAGGGGTGAGCCAGCGCAGCGCGGGCCGCGCCGCGGGCAGGCGCAGCGCCGGCCGGTCGCGGGCGGCCAGCACGAAGCCCCAGTCACCGGAGGCGCCCGACCCCCGCACGCCGCCGGGCCGCTCCGCGTGGCGCGCGTGGGGCCCGACCACCCCGTACGGCACCGTGCGCAGCCCGACGGAGCGCACCGTCGCGTCGACCGTCCAGTACGACCGCGAGCGTCCGTCGAGCGTCCCCGCGTGTACGGCGAGCCGCGCGCCGGGGCGCATCACCCGCCGCACGAGGCCGTAGAACTCCTGCGAGTAGAGCTTGGTGCTGGCCGTCAGGCCCGGGGCGGGCAGGTCGGAGAGGACCACGTCGTAGCCGCCGCCCGGCTGGTCGCCGGGGCTCGGGCCGCCGGGTCGGCCGCGCTCGCGCAGCCAGCCGAAGGCGTCCGCCCGCACCACCCGCACCCGCGGGTCCTCGAAGGCACGCCGGTTGAGCCGGCTGAGCCCGGGGTCCGCGCGCGCCAGGTCCACCACGTCGCCGTCGAGTTCGACCACCGTCACCGTGCGCACCCCGGGGTAGCGCAGCACCTCGCGCACAGCGAGCCCGTCACCGCCGCCGAGGACGAGCACCCGCCCGTGCGGGCCGGCCATCGCCGGGTGGGCCAGGGCCTCGTGGTAGCGGAACTCGTCGCGCGCGCTCACCCGCAACTCGCCGTCCAGGT includes these proteins:
- a CDS encoding SRPBCC domain-containing protein; amino-acid sequence: MEHEVFVPVPVDDVRRALTEPARIARCLPGLQQDDDAGSDAIAGRLRLRIGGSSITYRGVLHIAEHGDRVEYAGDGAESRGGAGVTVTLAVAPRATDGGTTLRCAGEVELTDGEGRLTEFDAETVASAARRLLDRFAEELATDLAAEPTPNGPVDADGEAEAGASDGLAGSADEAAAAAPEPTPDDAPRDDPGRDDAPRDDVRRDDAASGDAHGDGPAGDDVAPDDLASDDLARDDAAGDAGVVEQPSDATASSLFETEVPPSSLEPDALGGAPAEVPPAEAAHARRTMIGRSAEEVDHAPPRGRYAPVPAPETASTVATLRWAAPAAAAVLASAVVVGRVLRRRK